A window of Ictidomys tridecemlineatus isolate mIctTri1 chromosome 1, mIctTri1.hap1, whole genome shotgun sequence contains these coding sequences:
- the LOC144366126 gene encoding sperm motility kinase-like, with protein sequence MRDQCSQSRVELQEQSSCSEPAFTDHYMVLKDIGEGGFAQLKLARHLLTGTQVAVKVLAKGATKFTLLSEPEMMAELDHPNVIHLFQVMETKKYLYLIMEHAGGGELWDFIPTTGMDEEEARRMFRQIGQAVQYCHQKGIVHLDLKPENVVVDEERNVKLIDFGLSTRVTAGKKLNKFFGTLLYVPPEIICHQEYEGPPADIWSLGVVLYSMLTGIWPFEASTDSKLKKLIRLGRYIIPSHVSKEAKSLIREILKVDPKQRPTIDQVMGHPWLTQGEEAPPSSPGEVLPKLPDLTILKTMINMGYDHYNTWVSVVRRKFNDAMATYRILQHQSTQGEASTAQVKPKHYPGPKDPPWVCHKKFPSEPALPLPCEQQQQPARRASMPTITLRCFLKDTLPPSPASQPDPVPSPSPSQETSRRQAPDRIPGWKRVRRRIAKCLRQLCCIPCFRGPLSRKRVVPVETPSPDRQN encoded by the coding sequence ATGAGAGATCAGTGTAGTCAGAGCAGAGTAGAGCTGCAGGAGCAGAGCTCTTGCTCTGAGCCTGCCTTCACGGACCATTATATGGTCCTGAAGGACATTGGGGAAGGGGGCTTTGCCCAGTTGAAACTTGCCCGCCATCTTCTTACTGGGACACAGGTTGCAGTGAAGGTCTTGGCCAAAGGAGCCACGAAATTCACCTTGCTATCTGAACCAGAGATGATGGCGGAATTGGACCACCCAAATGTGATCCACCTCTTTCAGGTCATGGAGACCAAGAAATACCTCTACCTCATCATGGAGCACGCAGGTGGGGGAGAGCTTTGGGATTTCATCCCAACAACTGGCATGGACGAGGAGGAGGCCCGCAGAATGTTTAGGCAGATCGGGCAGGCCGTGCAGTACTGCCACCAGAAGGGCATCGTGCACCTGGACCTGAAGCCGGAGAACGTGGTGGTGGATGAGGAACGCAATGTGAAGCTCATTGACTTTGGCCTGAGCACCAGAGTCACAGCTGGAAAGAAGCTCAATAAATTCTTTGGCACTCTCCTCTATGTTCCCCCTGAAATTATCTGTCATCAAGAATATGAGGGCCCCCCGGCAGACATCTGGAGCTTGGGTGTGGTCCTCTATTCAATGCTCACAGGGATCTGGCCATTTGAGGCAAGCACCGACAGCAAGCTGAAGAAACTCATCAGGTTGGGAAGGTACATCATTCCTTCACATGTCTCCAAGGAAGCCAAGAGCCTCATCCGTGAGATACTCAAAGTGGACCCCAAGCAGAGGCCCACCATAGACCAGGTAATGGGGCACCCGTGGCTGACCCAGGGAGAGGAAGCTCCACCCAGTTCTCCTGGTGAGGTACTCCCCAAACTCCCGGACCTCACAATCTTGAAAACTATGATCAACATGGGTTATGACCACTATAACACCTGGGTGTCCGTGGTGAGAAGGAAATTCAATGATGCCATGGCCACTTACCGCATCCTCCAGCACCAGAGCACCCAAGGGGAGGCCTCCACTGCCCAGGTGAAGCCCAAGCATTACCCAGGCCCTAAGGATCCTCCCTGGGTCTGCCACAAGAAGTTTCCCAGTGAGCCTGCCCTTCCCTTGCCctgtgagcagcagcagcagcctgctaGAAGAGCCAGCATGCCCACCATCACTCTCCGCTGCTTCCTCAAGGACACActgcctcccagcccagcctcccagcctgACCCAGTGCCCAGCCCCTCACCCTCCCAAGAGACCTCCAGAAGGCAAGCCCCAGACAGAATCCCGGGTTggaagagggtgaggaggaggattgCCAAATGCCTCCGGCAGCTATGCTGCATACCCTGCTTCCGTGGGCCACTCTCCAGAAAGAGAGTGGTTCCCGTGGAAACGCCCAGCCCAGACAGACAGAACTGA